The Mastacembelus armatus chromosome 4, fMasArm1.2, whole genome shotgun sequence genome segment catgtagcgacataagtcacgtctcattttggaggctgcgtaatgacgcaggttatagtgttgaattgcaaaagaattgaatgagcgacctctgatgattgttctcatgtgctaatatgtgctaacaatgttctgttacatttgtttacttgatcaaaatgtcatacaacgtgggggggttgggagatctgaaggtgcgttttccatttgttacttaacacttggccgtcatcttttacaacactgtacttttataatactgtaaaacatgacggccaagtgtttaaaaaataataaatgtaaaacgtactctaatgcccgctaaattcacagccagcagacgttcttttgtcactttgctttattaagtttttagtcagaacaggtaacaggctactgtttcagccgtagccacgctaactagggatgggaatatcgactctctggaatcgatacttccatactttggagtcggtactttcttaagtatcgctcgataccactcctaataaaaaacgtgcaattagttttcacttctgagagttttggatgtgtgaaaaccagcccaagcgtattttaaatggtcttccgtatcacatgatgatggcagccaatcagatgtcagagctttccagagccagtcatgcactgcagaaggaagtattactctctccactctgcagcgtggagggacctcctccgtctcagtgctgacaggcacggcagcatgaagagagatagaaaaagaagcattgtgtggtgctatttttcacccactacgaagggaaatgctatttatttattatcattttattattagcatttaaacaagtatttatgttcatgagcattattcatgttgccattgcaataaagatattaatcaacactgtgcaataatgattttcctttaaggtgcagaaggtatcggtatcgtcgatactgaccctgtagttacttggtatcggatcgataccaaattctgttgtatcgcccatcagtaacgctaactcccctcaccgaacagctctctctcaccctccctctcttccctccacacacacttcttccctcctccctgacccatctccctctagctcaccccaccgactccccaaagaacaccctgaacaagacaacaacctatagtcattacagcaccttcagatctcccaccctgcaacacacCCCGCCCCCCGCCAcgtctcccgacgttgtatgacattttgatcaagtaaacaaatgtaacagaacattgttagcacatattagcacatgagaacaatcatcagaggtcgctcattcaattcttttgcaattcaacactataacctgcgtcattacgcagcctccaaaatgagacgtgacttatgtcgctacatgtgtctctctcgcctctgtaaaagttctttgttcattgcacccctcagttcggggtccccctatcggcctggcgcacttccgttgtgttctctcttttgcagcgtttctgttttgcagcgtttttgttttgcagcgtttctgttttgcagcgtttttgttttgcagcgtttctcttttgcagcgtttttgttttgcagcgtttctcttttgcagcgtttttgttttgcagcgtttctcttttgcagcgtttctgttttgcagcgtttctgttttgcagcgtttctcttttgcagcgtttctgttttgcagcgtttctcttttgcagtgtttttgttttgcagcgcgtttgcccttgtcggccaccgtaatattttacagtttttcattataattcttgcctatgtactccttatttctgtaaagcactttgaattacaacattgaagtatgaattgtgctatacaaataaacctGCCTTGCctcaaatatacaaataaacacatatatcaCAGAGCAACTGCAATACTGCTCTTCAGCCTCAGGGGGGCGGTAATTAAAGACATCCAGAGCTCTGGGCTGATGAGGCTTTTGCTTGTTGGTCATGTACAGATCAGCTTAGTTTGACTTTTGACTGAAACACCAACCAGCTAATCTGCTGATGTTGGCCTGTGCAGGgttttaaccctaaccctgcaGCATTTATGTCTCTggaatatattaatattttcagtCAATTACAGAAACAGTGACTGGAGCTTCAGCTTTCTACGCTCATTGTGTTTCACTTGTCtgtctcagtcgtccaggtgaagttatctagaggttgagtcaagAGAACAAACCAGCCTGGAGaataaattggaggttccataccagcttctctcagactgatgaagctggTAGCGGATAaatggtgaaacatttcaacctaaagactagaagtccagttgccatgactcaacctttagattcATTTTCACTTGGCCTGTTTCTGAGTTTCCACCTGTGaaggacacaaacatacaagctgatcatttactaacagtttaaaataaaaatcacgATCAAGACGTTTTTCTTCTCTTGATTACAGCCTGACAGAAATGACCtctcaaaaaatattttaatgaaacaaattcaaaaaaaatgattaaatgtcaACAATAGATTTAATCACACAATTctgtcaaatataaaaaaagttttttcacACAAATTACAGATCAGGAATAACTGCAACGCTGAAAATAAATAGTAGAAATATATAGAAGAAGAATATTGCTACGGAAGTTGAAACTGGAATAAAACAgggaaacaacaaaatgcagaaattaaatatttcacaataaaaactgATGCATGTTTTTTCAGTCCGAACAACCCAAACCATGTTTCAAACTAAAAACCACAATCTGAGATGGACCAGAGAAACCTGATTCTTCTGACACCTGTCTGACATCATCCAGGTGGTCGCAGCTATGAGTTCCTCATCAGCCTATCGGCCAGCTGGTTCTTGTTCATTCTCCTCAGGATCTCCTCAGTGACTGCCTTGGCTCCCTCGGCATGGTATTGCTGCACCATGAGGTCCACAGTTCTGGTTCTGTCTGCTGACTCCAGCCGGCTCACGGGAATCGGATCGGACCAGAGACTCAAAAAGTGCTGGAAGGTTTTTAAATCTTCCGCAGTGAGAGAGTTCAGCAGGTCAAGCAGCAGCATGGTCACATTCACCGactctgaaacacaaactgacaccACAGAACTGGTCATACTCCGTCTAAACTGGTTACACTGGGTTCCAACTACATTCATATCTATTCTGTAGGATGGGGGGACAaaccctgcttgttttccaactatcctgCCCtgtccactgctgattacctggatcaggtctgttcagccaatcaaaagCTGGAAGGGTAGGATgagttggaaaataagcaggacTGTACCAACACCCCCCAGCCCTCTGGGTCTAGGATCCTGTCATCAAACCAGTCAGCAGTGGGATTCAAACGCTGTGCTGTGTATGGTGCTGTGCCAGCATATCCACTCAGCCATAAGGGCTGGCATCAGGTGAAGGTGTGTTCATGCTTTCTTACCTTCAGGGCAGAGGCgacacactgcagctgcatGAGAACAAACACTGACGTCAGCTTCAAACAGACTCAATGTGTCCCAGACCACTTCAGATACCACACTGGTCACACTGGTTTCATACTGGTTAACCTGGATTCAGTGTTCACATACCTCTTAGCTGGACAACTTGGCTCCACACCACACACTCTGTGGACCTAAGCAGCCATCCAATCAGGGGGAAGGGAGTCACATGATAGATGAGCTGTAGCTCCACACACGTGACGTTGGGTGGCAGCTGCACCTGAAAGGACGGCAGGAAGTTGTTGTAGTCAGCGAAGTTCATGAACTTTGACctctgaaagaaaacacaaacgcAAACAGGTTCATGTTTAATGTGAaggagaaaaactaaaaacagtgaaaggagGTTAACCAGCAgctaaaatgaaactgaatgaaGTTGAGGACAACAGCTGAAGTGTCAGTCCAGTTTACCTCTGGCTGGATGTCTGTGCCTGGCGGTCCATTCAGTCTGTATGTCTGATTTGGGACCAGCTCACAGTCCGGTATCACTTCCACATATATGGCACCATTCCGTCGCTTCCACTCAGCGATCACCTGCAGGTCAAATACTCAGGTCATCAACAAGGTGAAAATTAGGGACACCCTTCGAGTTGTTTGGTAAATTTAAAGGGAAACACTTCAAAATCTGTCCGCCGCCTCCCAGCGTATATCACAGTCTACTGACTTATCCCCTCACTGTCcactttattaggaacccctgtgtcagacccattcagtttattaggaacccctgtgtcagacccagtcggtttattaggaacccctgtgtcagactgaatcagtctaatccaacagtcctgcagtaaatcccCCTTTGTGTTCAGGATGTTTCACAGCTGTTCATTCACCTGGATGATCAGTTTGTGCTTTTGGACTGCACTGTGTTATAGTGACTGTTATTATACTGTTATTTTCTCACCTCATTTATACAAGTGAAGACAAATAACAGGGTGGGGCTTTGTCTACCTGTGCTTGGGTGGGTGGGACGTATTTACCTCGGTGATGGAGACATTCCTGGGCAGCAGCAGGACAAACAATGAGGAGTCTGTCGGCTGAAAGAAGAGCAGCACCAGGCCGCTAATTGCACCGTTGGAGGGTGCAGGCGCCAACACACCAAGACATGAAAAGCCAGAGATGTTGATGATCACATGACCATCGGTCACCAGAGCAGGTTTGATCAAATCTACATGGTCGTCAGTGACGTGAGCGACAGACAAGTGGCTACcacctgcaaaataaaaaatcatttagaaataaatgagaaatcCTCAATAACGAAAAAGAAATGCTTGAAATTTTATTCCTGATTGGTCAACAAAAATTCTTAAACAGCCAATAAAATATCTTATTCAATGATTTATCAGTTTGACCTGTTCTACCAAGTTTATTTAACAGCATCTAAGTCCCTAATGTTACTATAAACCCAAGCCCCAAATAAATTTAGGACCTAATTCAGCAGGAAATCAAATCTGAAGGAACCATAATCTCAAGATTTCCATACACTTGGTCATGGCTAAGGCGGTTGTGTGATCCGACCTAAGTGGTTATGagataaaactttatttttatatttatctttttgcCGCCTGGTCGTGCAGGCAGTGGTTATAAAATGGTGCCGGGGGATGAGCCGTGTGACGGACCTGATAGCAGCTGGCAGTGTGGCAGGTGGAGTCGGTGGAAACGTCCTGCCAGCAGCGTGAACCTGATCAATGGTCCGGCCGGCCTCAGACCTTTAGAGGATAGAAAGTCCACATCCCAGGGAACAGTCTGATAGACCACATCACCAAAACCCTCCAACAGCAGACCAGTCAGACTGCAGCGGAACACACCGGGCTGCTGGCAACGCAACCTACAGATAAAGCAACGATGTAAACTGGTTCTGTTTTGGTTATGTTCTGGCCCAGGCCTGGTTGGATTTTGTCCGGTTATGGTTCTTTACAGAACCATCTGaggcagagaaataaagagtgTGGTACCTGAACATGTTGCCATCCTCATGGACTTCAGGTGTGATATCAACCTAAACAGATAATCAGGCAGCTGAATAAACCTGAGCAACCAATCATCAGTCTGCAGTCATGACATCACAGTGACACGTACAGGTTGTGGCTGTTAcctgtgctgtgtctgtgtccactCTGATGTCAGAGGTGGTCTGTGATGTCACAGCATTTTCTCCCAGATAGACACCTGCAGCAGAATGACATCATCACATCACCTGACCACAcctcttttaataaaaataattctgaTTGACTGATTTCATCTCTATACATAGGAaggttagcctagcttagcaccaGGACTGAAAGGTGTTAGCCTATCTTAGCACTGAACTGAAAGCTGTTAGCCTATCTTAGCACAAGGACTAGAAGcggttagcctagcttagcaccaGGATTGGAAGCaattagcctagcttagcacaaataCCGGAAGCAGTTAGCCTAGCTTGGCACCAGGACTGGAAGCAGTTAGCCTAGCTGAGCACTGAACTGAaaactgttagcctagctttGCACTGAACTGAAAGCTGTTAGCCTATCTTAGCACAAGGACTAGAAGcggttagcctagcttagcaccaGGATTGGAAGCaattagcctagcttagcacaagtACCGGAAGCAGTTAGCCTAGCTTGGCACCAGGACTGGAAGCAGTTAGTCTAGCTGAGCACTGAACTGAaaactgttagcctagcttagcactAGGACTGAAAGGTGTTAGCCTATCTTAGCACCAGGATTGAAAGgtgttagcctagcttagcactGAACTGAAAgctgttagcctagcttagcacaaggACTTGAAGcggttagcctagcttagcaccaGGATTGGAAGCaattagcctagcttagcacatgTACTGGACGCAGTTAGCCTAGCTTGGCACCAGGACTGGAAGCAGTTAGCCTAGCTGAGCACTGAACTGAaaactgttagcctagcttagaACAGTTTGACGTACTGAGCGCTGGGACAATCTTCAGCAGGATGTTCAGGGCAACAGTCGCCTGTTTAGGTCCGAAGTGTTTTCCCAGAAGCCCCTCTGTGTCATCTAGCTGCTCTCCACCAATAGGAGGCTGGCTTTCTTTAGTCATGTGATCACTGACCAACCACTGTAAGGACTTAAGCTCATCTGAGACCAGAACATCCAAAATATCTGAGGAATTCTGGgtaaaaaacacatgaaagttGACATGGTAATGACGTCACACGTCAAGCTGATGAATCTTCTATGAGCGAGACactaaaataaaagtccatttatattttataaataggAAGCTGAAGGTCTTCAttggtttcattttcattggTTTTTAGACTTGTCTTTATGTTCGGCCTGTAGACCTCACAGTCTTTAGACTAGAAAGCTTTACATTTGGTTTTCAGCTTTAAACCTCACAACAGTGTGGACGACTGACCTCGTCTCTGATTGAACTGTCTTCGAGCTCCTGCATTAAGAACGCCTCTGACTGGCTGAGAGCCTGGTAGAACACCTCATGGGCTTCATCCCCCTTCTTTAGCACCAGGTCCACCAGAGCCCTGGTTTTGTCCCTGCGGACTCTGTAGATGCTGACAACCTCCCTGTTTGCAGTATTCAGGATCCCATAATCCTCCAAAGCAATCAAGATGGTGTCCGGGCACTGCATTCTGCTGATCAGTCGACTACGCTGATGTTTCACAAAATCTGGATCATGTTTTGGGGGTGTTCTGGGACTCAACGGGACAGTGGTGTTGTGGAGGTGGCAGGCCAGATCGTCACGGCCGATCACAGTCAGAACCTTAGCCAACATCACCAGCGCTCCCTCCTCATTGTAACATCTCAGCATAGTTTTAGCAGTGCTGCTGGGGTCAGCAGACCAGAGCCAGTGTGGGGGGACAGGGGGGAAGTTCTGCAGTAGATCCTGACTGAGGCACCAGTGGACCCTCCACAGTTCCACCTTCGTCAGTTCCGACAGCTCTTGCACGAGCAAGTCCTCCTGCACCATGTCCAGTTCACTTTTCCAGGTCTGAACCCCCATTGGTCTGATCATGGTCTGACCAAAGTCCTGAACCACCTTCAGCATATTACCCATCACTAAGTGTGTCTGCAGATTCTACCTCTGGGTTTGACTGACAGGCTAAAGCAGTGGTCCTGTAAGACAAGGTGAAGGGAATATTAATGGGTTAACATGAGACctaaaaaacattaacatggGAAAAGATCcacaaggtaaaaaaaaaccaaacagataATTTACAGTAATTCATACAttactaaaacattttaataggaacgtgaatgaaaaaataatgtgcTGTGATCTGTAGGGATCTGCTATGgattgaagttttttttaacagataaaaacatgtcaatTGACCAAATTAATTGAAAATAACTGCTTAACCAATATTGATAAGTATACACTGAATGTATGTATGAATAAGTCACTGCATACACTAAATGAGCACTGAACCACAGGAAACCTAAATGTTTCTCTCAGCTCTGAAAAAAGTCCCAGAGTCAGCTCAGACTGGAGTCAGACAGTGATCTATAAATCAATAACCGGGTTGCCAGAGTGATCTATAAATCAATAATCAGGTCACCACAgcaatttataaatgaaaaacaggttACCAGTCCAACAGCTCCAAAGAACAAATAACAGCAGCTGAATTACAGTAGAAGCTTCTAATAAAAGatgatgaataaaacattttcaacatgtTGACATTTGGACATGTTGACACTTACTTTTTTGGTTTGTTCAAAATGTCCTAAAATAGGTTCTGCATGTAGGCAATAATTaaatcctccaaaataaaagctggtgTGAAAGTTAATATGCAAATGAGTACAATGATAACACTACATGCGTATAGGCGTATTGTTACTTACATACGGAGTCACTCAACTGTCAAAGATATACTTACAGCTATAGTCAAATCCTTGCACTCTTATTGCACTAGTTcataattatatatattgtgtataaaaaatattgtttttctatatttacACTATTTACTGATAGTTTCAGCACATTTCTACAGATTGAAACGCCATGCCCTTCAGTCAAGACATTCATAAAAGGCAAATGAAACAACCTGCGTAAACCTGTGTCAACAGTGAATGAAGCTGTTTTCTTACCGTATCGAAGTGTTACATCCTGATGTGTGTGAAACTGTTAACCAGGTTTTGCTTTTTATGTCCTGTTTGAGCTGCGGGTTTTTGAGGTTTGAGGTTTtgaggctcttttttttttttttttttttagcagtgagGACTTTCCATCCTGACCACTGAGATAAATCAACAGCAGATGTGACTGTTTAGTGAGAATAGGTCaaatcataaaaacacagtCAATCGTTAATAATTATCAGTTCATTCAGATGGATCAGACATGACAGTTACCAATAAACACATTGGAGTGGGTGACCATCCTGTCCTGTGGCCCCAGCGAGGGGGTGTCAGGCCAGGCCGTCATAAATTTTCAGGGCCCTTCGTCAAGACCACGCTCCAACCCATACCTGTCTTATACCTGAATGCTTATAAGTTGCTTTCTGTCCTCTACTCACTAATGCTACCAGATATGTTAACCCAAGGAGGGATCCCCACAGCAATTCCCTTGGACCAGGTCAAGACCAGGCATGACGATGGGATTACTACGGTCTTGAGAAGCCTGAGATACACAGCCTGTTACTAGAAATAAACTGACCatgtctaataaagatgagtcgAATTGTGCCAGGACGTCTATGAGCAGTTTTCCAGTTCGGGGGtgagagtgaggctctcaaatgagtcataACTATGTTTAGGGTGAGGGTTTATTAAGTTTGAGTGGAGGATGCTGCAACCCCTCCATACCTCAGcatgtgctttgaggaacatgacagtTTTTATGACTCAGGGGCTTGATTCACTTAGACTGAACTTTCATGCTGTTGCAATATAAAGTCTGCTCTtaatttttctgattttctctcaaaaataacaaaaagaacCTATAGCGTCCTGTAAAACACAGATTACCAGTTAAAACAGACAAGACATAGTATGCACTGCAACAAAAAATAGTCCAGTCTTAAAAGCCAAGAAGGGCTGAATATTGAGATATAAATAACAagcttttaaaattaatttggtGTAAATTCATAGTTAAAATTacagaataatttaaaattgataaatggaaaaaataacatttttggcTTAGGCTCCACCCATTGATATCTAATTCACTCAGAGAGAGGTCTGATTTTCCAACCCTCTAGAACCACAGTCCACTGGGCCTTGCCTTCCCAGCTACGGTGCTTTGCCTCCAGAGATAGCTTTGTACATCTGAGCTTCTTCCTCTTAAATGCCACAAAATGCACATCTACTGTGTTTCTGACCACAGGACAAGATCTGGTCTTTCCTGAATATGACTTCCTACATCTACCCAATCTCTCCCTGCCTTTAGCTGCCCTGTGCTTATTCCTGTTCAAAGTTAATTTCAACCTTTTTCACCCTCTCGTGAGCATGCGTGAGCCTGCATAACTGGCTCCTTTGGGTTTCATGTCCTCCCTGAGACTGTTGGTGAATCTGACAACCTCCATCTCCAGTCTGGGCTTAGCACATTTAAACTCCTCTGTTAAATTTGTTATGGGGAGCTCCAAAATCCCTTTACCACAGAAAAAGTATTAGATAAACCTGTGCTTCACAAAaggtaaaacaaatgaaagtgtGCATCAGGCTGTGGACTTGTCAACCCTGCAATTTAATTTATGAATAACATTCAGTTTTCAGCAGAGCCCATTCAGTCTTCTACCTGTGATTCCCAAATCTGAGAAAAGTCCTAACTTTTTCAGAAACAAGTCATGTTTCAGTTAAAGCCTCtgatttgacatttgttttatacaAATGAACTTAGTTTCTGCCTCTTACCTTTAAACTCTTGcagtttcttttcatctttcataAACAAATCCCACTGTGGTTCAATCACGAATAATTcagacattcacacattcatgttTATGTGCAAGCAGCTGTTGATGTGCACTGTTTTTACTGGACACTTAAATACACTTTAATGAGTTTGAGGTTTCAGACACCTAATGAGGCTACAGTCATTCAGCAGAGGCACAAAGAAGAACTAAATCCCAAAATCTCAGAAAAACCAGACTGGTTCAGCTTGTCACACGTCAGGCTCCGCCCCCTTCACAACAACAATGTGATTAAAGAGCATGGCGGCCTCCGTGCACAGGAGACTGTGCGTTTTGGTGAGGTTATTGACTGATCCAGGATCAGTAACTCAGTGGTCATTTCACTGGTTCCAGTTGGACCAGGCTGGGTCACTTTAATCTGCTTTCAGCAACTTAAAATGCAGACGCAGGATGAACAAAGTCGGACTTTGAGATGAAGTTTATTTTAGGACAAACAGATGAGTGAGGATCAATACTGTTTGTCAgcaaaggaagaaataaaaatgatggaaaTTAAAGCAAAATCTCTGCTTGTCTTACATAAAATAATTTGATCAACAAACAAGAGTTGATACAGTTTAACTCCAAATCAGCTGTGTATATGAAGAATTTTACGACCTGATGACACCTGAACGCACCTGAACACATTTAGCAGCTCTTCCCTCATGTCATGTCTTATTGGGAGGCGGGGCCTGAATGTGACACATTTGTCCTCATACTACACAACCAAACAGCTCGCTCCGCTGCTGATGTCTCTGTAGCATCCGCAAACAGTCTGAGGATTATTGATAAGGCATCCATTCTGACAGGAAATCCTGATCCACACATTTGATCAGTCCGACCACCTGAAGGCTCCAAAAACAAACTTCCTGTTAAGAGtctttttcttcaaaataaaagcagatggAAAAAATATCAACATTTCAAAGTTTGTACTTCAATCTGTCAGAAACAGGGCTGATCAACACAGATTTACTGATCAATAATTGATCATCAGtgtcaataaaaaataaatgttttctgtggaaTCACTGAACCTCAGTCGGTTCTTGCAGATTTTCCCTCAATGGGTTTcaaaactgtttgtgtttaaaataacaATTCCACAAACCTGgagctttttttatatctgAGCTCAAACTAATGATTAGATTtattataaattaatatattcGTTTTGTTTATAAGTcataagaaaacaggaaaagtcCAGTCATGACAATTATTTGTCAGAACTGGTGGTTAATTCTCACATTCGAGAACCTGATACCGTCAAATGTTTGGCATTATTACATTGATGATTACTTTACTATCAACTGATTAATCAGTGCAGCTCTACTTTATTTAATTCCTGTTTGGATCCAAACCAAcaatctgtcagtctgtctcacTCCAGATTTTACTGAAGACGTAAACATTTTTAGCAAACAGGAGGAAGAAGGCCATCTGTGGGGAACTATTTTCAGCAGAGGATGGATCCACATTTAGCGGCAGCCAAAATAAAGTACAGTGACATTTATTTGCCTGCGTCAGTTAGCAGCTACAGTTTGATCCAGCTTAAAAACTGTGTAGTCTGCCGCAGAGCTGCACTGATTAGTCATTTACTGATCAGTTGATTAAGAAAATGAGCAACTAATTATTCAATAACATCAATATAATATTCTAAACATTACCTGGTTGTGGCTTCTCTTTTGTGaaggtttttcagttttctttcacAATAAACTGAATCTCTTTGGGTTGTCAAAGTACTGAACTAGAACCAAAAAAATGCCATCAAACCTGATCTCTACAATCAGTTTAgtcagaagaaaatgaaatcactTTTTGTGACAAACATTTCCTGTTCTGTTAATTATCTTGTGACCCCCTCAGTTTGACCTTGTGACCTCATATTGGGAAACGATGaactaatcaattaatcaaatattttttaaaataaaaatgcaggttTGGTCCAGACTGCAGCTGGAGGTTTGGTTTCAGATCTGAAGTCAAATGTGGATCTGTGGGAAACCCGTTCCCTGATCAGCTGATTGCTAATCAATCACCCTGATCAGATGACAGACTGAGGCACAGTCTTGGACAGGTGAGGTGGTGTAAGCAGGTCTACACTTGGACTCTCAGGACAGGGTCTGTGAAGAGGTCTGCTGTGGTAGTCTACAGTCACAGTCTGTACCTGGACTCTGTGAGGGGGAACAGTCTGTCTGTGGGGGAGCAGAAGCcggccccccccccctctgAGCTTGCCGCAGCCACAACCTGCCGCTCTCTGATTGGAGGGCTGGGTGGTGAACTGGATTCTCCCGCTGTGGTTTTGATTTCTACTGAAACGGTGTTCGGATCTTCACCTtcccctcctgctcctcccaTCCAGAACTCGGCCACCACACTGATCTCTCCTGCTGACCCCGGACCTCCAGTCGCACCTCCTCCGTTGACGCCACTGAGCATTGGGGACCCACGGGGCTCAGTGGAATCGAGAGAGGGCTGCTGGACGGAGGAGGACAAAGCTTCTGTGATGATGGCGGCCGTCTGAGCGACCCAGTTTAGCTCCGACCCACCACCTCCTGTCACTGGGGCGGAGGAGGACGACGGCTGGGGGTCGCTCTGAGGCGGTTGAGTGTTGGTAGGTCCTGGTTGGGTGGTGTTGGCAGGTACtggtcctgcagcagcagcactgttgttgttgttaaggTTGTCCTGCAAAGCGGTCTGGTTGGCTTGACCCGCCTGCTGGTTTTGCAACAGCATCTCCTGTATCCTGATCTGCTGCAGGATGGCAGGAAGCTCgtagtggtggaagaagtagaTCATGGAGTGCTAAACCAGAACAAGGATGTTAGTCCTGCAGCGTTGCTCCTC includes the following:
- the LOC113139863 gene encoding uncharacterized protein LOC113139863 → MGNMLKVVQDFGQTMIRPMGVQTWKSELDMVQEDLLVQELSELTKVELWRVHWCLSQDLLQNFPPVPPHWLWSADPSSTAKTMLRCYNEEGALVMLAKVLTVIGRDDLACHLHNTTVPLSPRTPPKHDPDFVKHQRSRLISRMQCPDTILIALEDYGILNTANREVVSIYRVRRDKTRALVDLVLKKGDEAHEVFYQALSQSEAFLMQELEDSSIRDENSSDILDVLVSDELKSLQWLVSDHMTKESQPPIGGEQLDDTEGLLGKHFGPKQATVALNILLKIVPALSVYLGENAVTSQTTSDIRVDTDTAQVDITPEVHEDGNMFRLRCQQPGVFRCSLTGLLLEGFGDVVYQTVPWDVDFLSSKGLRPAGPLIRFTLLAGRFHRLHLPHCQLLSGGSHLSVAHVTDDHVDLIKPALVTDGHVIINISGFSCLGVLAPAPSNGAISGLVLLFFQPTDSSLFVLLLPRNVSITEVIAEWKRRNGAIYVEVIPDCELVPNQTYRLNGPPGTDIQPERSKFMNFADYNNFLPSFQVQLPPNVTCVELQLIYHVTPFPLIGWLLRSTECVVWSQVVQLRAAVCRLCPEVCVSESVNVTMLLLDLLNSLTAEDLKTFQHFLSLWSDPIPVSRLESADRTRTVDLMVQQYHAEGAKAVTEEILRRMNKNQLADRLMRNS